In Montipora foliosa isolate CH-2021 chromosome 9, ASM3666993v2, whole genome shotgun sequence, the DNA window GCTAGTGTGTTAATTGTGTCATTTCGCactcttgttttgttttcaaaggttAACACGCTTCTTTGTTCGACTGCTCACAAAAGAATTTGCTAATGAAGTGTGCTCCAGGACACACATTAAGAGTGCTAAAAccaatttctattgtttttaagtgtaGGCATGTTGTGACCGTGCTATCACCTTTAGCATCAAAGTCATGTGGAAGGTCACAAATCTCTGTGGCTCCATGGTAGAGCATCTGACGTAGTAATCAAAATGTCATCGATTTGACTACTTTCAGAAGCACTGATATCAGAGTTTTTTAAGTATCACCAAGTCGTCTTTGAAAAAGTCTCTTGTTGGGAGCTCTCAAATGTATTTAGGTGCCAGTATCCTCAAGTTACCACTGAGGAAATACATTCTCCTCATTGATAGTGATGATGTTGGTGACAGCACTGATGGTGTTGATGGTATTTATGGATAATTCGGATAATGTGTGAAGGATGACATAcacatgataataataattattattattgctgatgTTGGTGGCAATGGAAAGGATTGGTTCATGTATAGTTTACCTTGTGCTTGCAAGTACACTATGTACATTGTATGATTTGTGAACATGCATGATCAAATTCATTTTggaactttcatttttttcttgcttaTCTTTGTAGGTTGTTCTGTTCAACATTGGCTCAATATACCACAAATTAGGGAaatttaaaagtgaattttggTCTCGCACACACATTGGACTCCCTGATCCTGATACTGAGTCAAATGATGCTGTTGTGTTGGGATTTTTAGTGGCGCAGTTTATTGGAGAGGTGAGGACAATAGGAAGATTTCTATCTAATCtgataaatataaaaaatctGATAAATTATAAAATGTTTGTTGTAATAATCAAATAATGTGTAGTGCTGAGAAGTTGTTTGTCCATCATTTCCTTCTAACACAATGAAAGAAATGTCCATCTAGAAGTAATAAATTCATTCAGTGTTTACTCCCAAGTTTCTGTTAGTCCTGATAATTGCATTGACTGTTTTTTCCTCTGTTTGTAGTACCGTGCTAGATGTGACCCAGATTTAGCCATAGTTGCCCATTTTCATGAGTGGCAGGCAGGTGTTGGACTAGTCCTGCTACGCACAAGTAATGTTGCAGTTGGGACAGTTTTCACAACACATGCAACTCTGTTAGGGAGATATCTTTGTGCTGCTAATGTGGATTTTTATAACAATTTGGATAGGGTGAGTGGGTTATCATCATCTATATCAAGTTAAAAGCATCTAGGAATAAAATCCAGAAAAATCCAGCAAAACTGAACACCTGACCTAAAGAATTAGTGTATAAAGAATCCACTGGTACAACTCCCCTATGAATATCCTGCATCAAAAAGCTGCAGTTGTCAGATTTTGGTCAGGGAgactttttgtttcatttttgtttgttgtacCGTATTGAGTATTTTGCCAATCCCATATGCAATATGTCTTGAGAGGTCTtcacataaaaacaatacaagttatttactgcTATCAATTGCTTTGAAGTGAAccggatatccattgttttaatgcaagttacccccaaaatgaactgtattatggaaTTTGCAAAAATAGAgaagggcatggagttcccggtgttgtggtctgatctatggatataggGGTTCGGTGTCAATTGGGACAaaagttctgttcctctcccCTGCCACTATAGCTTGGAGGACTCAAGCATGTACAAGAGTGTCCCTTGGAGCTGGGATTGGTTGGCTGGATTGCTGAGACTTGCAGACAGCCAGTAGGCTGCTTTCTGATGCACCACCCATGCAGTTTCTTTGCTTGCATGTACTGAACCATGAAGCCTTGAGAGATGaccaaaaagttttaaaatttggatttacatatattttttcaaaaacagaCTGAGGAAATACTTTAATTAGTTGTTTTTTAGACCAAAATTCTTTGTTTATTTGACTAGTACAGGTAAAGTATGTTATCCTTTTTGGATCAACCAGGAAATGTTAAAGTGCTATATATTCATTTACCCTACTGGTCAGTGCAGTGGAATGCCATGgcattttgaagaaaatgaaattctcTGTTCAGTGTTTGATGATGcatctttttgtgtttttgtttcatgAACACTTGCAATGATTTTTATGTGCAGTTTGAAGTTGACAAGGTTGGTGCTACACAAATGttgaataataacaataattattattcctcatattacattaaatttttaatttaagtcCCTGTGACGCTCATTTTTTTCCtagatttttaacttttcgTTTGAGTATTTACAGTGTCTGGAGTGTAGTACAGCTGTACTTCATAGTCACTGTGTATAAAGTCTTTGCTTACGAGTCAGAAGGCCCATCGGGCcggcaactaggagtatttctactcccccctggatgggatgctagtccatggcagggttacccccagcatttcgctggtacccatttatacacctgggtggagagaggcaccgtgagagtaaagtgtcttgcccaagaacacaacacaatgtccccagccaggacccgaacctggaccactcgatccggagtggagcacactaaccatgaggcacAGCGCCTCCCAGTCGCTGTGTATGATCAATGCATTTTTAAAGGCCTTTGATTTTTGGCTGAGCCAGTTGTGTCCTGGTAACTAATGATgtcaaagaagtcaagaatgTAATTCCATTCTGAATCGTCAGAACATTTACAGCATCTGAAGGGTACAAAAAGCTCTTACTAGATTTTCAACAAGACTTCTATTCTCACACTTTTGCACATTTCTCTCTGAATAGACTTGATCAAGTTACTTAATTCTTTGATGTCACTAGTTAACAGGGCCCAACTGGCTTGGCCAAAATTTTTTGCAGCATGCAAATCAAACGCCCACTAAAACGCATGGATGCACTATGAGGGAAAATGTTTTGAAGTACAACActcccattcacacctcaaattaGCCGTAGGACACCCCCTATTGACGAggaaaattgtctggcattggacacatagaggatattacatggccgcgcggagatacagAATTTCTCTTCAATTTTTTCAACACGTTGcaacagaaaaatcaaaatgatgGCTGAATTCTGTGGTATTATAGTTGCATGTTGGGTGATTAAAGATCAATTTTTAGTCGCCCTAAAGTCACCATTGGTGACAAGGCGACTGCGAAGTTTTAGCCTTGGTTTTAATTATCTTGCAGGAAGCAGGTGATCGCAAGATTTATCATCGTTATTGTCTTGAACGGGCAGCCACTGCCAGTGCTCATGTCTTTACTACTGTTTCACACATCACGGCTGATGAGGCAGAGCACCTACTCAAGAGAAGGGCTGGTGAGTATCCTCATAAAGGGAGTTAAAGCAATGACTACAACGACAGCAACAGAGTAAGCAAGTTAGGTGAGAGAACAAAAGATTTACTACAGCAATAGATAagcaataaaaattaataattccTTTTACCAAAAGGAAAAGTATTGCCATTTCTCATGAACCTCTTGTTGAATAGTAAGTCTGTTTATTTCCTGTTTCCAGAAATTGTTCTACCCAATGGTCTAAATGTTGTGAAGTACACGTAAGTAAGAAATAGACTTCAAttgaaatcaattatttttaCTTCAATTTGAAGATTCAATTTCTTATTTTGAAGGGATTCCTTTGGCTGTTGAAGgtaatatttcttttttatgtttaGGGCTCTCCATGAATTTCAGAATTTACATGCTCTCGCAAAGGAAAAGATTGGTAATTTTGTACGAGGACATTTTCATGGGTAAGCCTTTTCTAAGTACATATGGTACAGCTGTAAAACCAAGTTATAACGAGTCTACGAACTATAGCTTACAGAAAGCTGTTTAGATTGTGTAAAATCACTTAGACAAGGAATCTGGTGCAAAACATTAGGATCCAAAAATACACGAAGAATTGCTGTGTGACGTGCACTACTCTACAAGCTGAATGACTCTTTCAAGCCTAATAGGATGGCTGCCTAAAATTAAGCACTGCATTTAAAATGGCCCCAGGTGACTAATTTGATTGCGTGTCACAAGTGATTgcaaggtacatgtaatttggAAGATGAATCGTAATTTATCAGAAGTCACTTTTTGGGGGGCAACTTCTTCCATCTACACTGTAAATGCTTTATTTGGTTACGTCTTGCCTAGCGTGGGTCTGTTATTCATATATGAAATCTTTTATACACATGTTATAAAgtatcaataaattattgattgTACAGTGTAAATTATGAACAAATAGTGAATTCATCACAGTTGTAACAATAATGAAGTAACAGTTTATCGTACATGATGCATGACCTCTTTTATTCATGGCAGGCATCTAGATTTTGATTTGGATAAGACACTGTTCTTTTTCACTGCTGGGAGGTAAGCATGAGATTACTTTATCGTTACACTGTAAAAGTGTTGAACAAGATCAGgtgaaaagaatttgtggaccTCTTCCATTTTCCAATCTTGTACTACTTGAGTTCTTCATTGTATTTCTGACAACTAGAATGTGATGGACTACAAGGAACATCGCCAACAAATTTATGAAAGTGCTTGTGCCCTGTTGAGGAATGTGTTACCGTATTTGCCCTTGTATAATGTGCAGTTTTTTCCTTTAGAATAGCTATGAAAGTTGAGATGCATATTGTACATCGAATCCATTGTTTTAGACTTCTGTCCCTCATTAGCATTAATTAGACAAagatttaatgtttttgtttttctattagccgatatcaaaaataccataatgctctttgtttgtccctccaatattttgcataagcattgtttttattttctcttgggacttatactggtcccaagagaaactggaaagaatgcttatgcaaaattttggagggacaaacaaagattattatggtatttttgatatcggCTAATTGTTGGCTTACATTTGAAAAGTAAGAGACTCAACCAATTGAGAGTACTTGTACAATGTCAGAAGGTGTCGTGGTGTTGGTGGTGATGTTGATGATTATCAAATATCAGTGACAACACAGACTTTGATGATGACGGTAGTGAAAATGCACTTGCCTTTAGGCCAGCGGAAATTGGTCACAATGCTCTTATAATAATCGTGTTTCAATGCATTTTTACGAAACGTGATATTTCATATGCCTGCCAGAGGCACTTTCAGATAAACTCTATAACTATTTTAACAACTCAAAAAGCATATGGCAATGCAAATGTTGTATTGATTTACCTGCATTTGTGAACTTCTGTGGCAGGTATGAGTACTTCAACAAGGGAGCTGACGTGTTTATAGAATCTCTAGCAAGGTTAAACCATCTTTTAAAGGTAAGTTATGAGAATATGTGTAAAGATATAATTTTTGATGTGAAAATATTCTAGGATACAATTAAATACTTTGCGACTGTAATGTCTGAGTGTTTTAAGGGGTGCGGGTTTGGCTTAAAGGGGGGtgtcgagtttgttggttcctTGCTGACTCTACTTCAGAGAGATTTCCTCTTCAATGATTTGCTTTTCCCATCTCCAAAAAACATATTGCAGGTACGTGTAGTTTGATTTGTATAATATGGAGTGATGGGGGAGCTCAGTTTAATGGTCAGGAGGCTGGGTTTGCCTTCTGTTAAATCGCGTGCATCTAGTTCCCACCTGCCAGCTAGGACTTCTGCTAGCCTGTCGACTACAATCctggaaaaagtaagaaattaTCATCATGGCCCAAAACTGTGTCGAAACTTGAGAAGGTTAGTTGCAAAAATTCCTGAACAACATTGTGTTGATTGGGGCAGGTTTCTCAAGTTATATTCCAACGTTTTGAAGAAAGATGGATTGTAGCTTGATAGCCAAGTGCTCTTCAACCCTAAATATTAATAAAGCTCATGTAACGCACTGCGCAATAATtgttcgtgcaacttgtctcgtaaCGCCATGGtaagacaagttgcacgaaacattgccCAAAGTAAAATACCTTGCTACGGCCAAGTTGCAtaaaccgttgcggaaagttaCGCAACATTGAAACGAATTTTTCAATCATTATTTTAACGTCTGTCGTGCAACCTGTGTCGCGacggtttgcggcaccagctaatgaaaatgttcctttaagcTCATGTTATCATCGAAAACGAGACAAAATGCAAGAAACCGTTGCCTGGTGTAACACCCATCaagcaacttgtttcgcaatttgagaacttaggtcgcaacaaaattgcgagacaagttgcaagaagaATTGCCGAGTGTAACAGCACCTTTAGtcaattttattatttcttttctgATGACAGGAAAATAACTCCGATGTCACTGTAGTTGCTTTTTTAATCTTTCCGGCAAAGACAAACAATTTCAATGTAGAATCGTTGAAAGGGCAGGCCGTAACAAAACAATTGAGGTAAGGGGAAAATAAAAAGAGGTAACACTTGCtttgaagaaatgtttttttaacaAATGCATTTTGCATCAtcaaatgcatttttttaacaaatgcagtcctgttgaaatgttttcaatttgttttgttgtctaGGTGGCTTTTCTAAGCCAGGCTTaactacagaattcagggccacgTGTActgccgagccaaacgagccaccAGTATAACAGACCCCAATATTTTTATGACTAGTTCTTTCATCCACTGCAGAGCCGAACGAGCCATTACTTCCACTGGTCACGGatgtggccctgtattctgtcaGATGATACGATTACTTGCATAAGTAcaaaattttcattgaaatcgaTCCTCGTTTGCACCCTTAAACGTTGTTTAAAGCCACTCCAggcaatgcaaaaaaaattgtttactttTGTGCGCTACTAAAAACGTGTGCAATTCTCGCCGTAGAGCTAAGACTAAGCGTATTTGCCGTAGGTTAGCGGTGTAATCTGATCCATGCTCCACATAATTAAAGtctcttttaatttttagaGAAACGGTGAACGAAATTCAAGACAAAATTGGAAAGCGAATCTACGAGAGTTGTTTAGGGTACGTTTCTGCTTTTTATTCAGagttttattttttggaaaAGGAGGAGATGTCGAGGATTTTGATTTGGCTGGACCACCTTCGTTTGCCATACCTTGGTTTCGCAATAGCTGATTCATCTTTTGTAGCTCTTGCGCGAGGTTTAAGCCACCGCGCACCGTTTGCTGTAGACCCACGCTAAAAGATGTCCAGTCGACATCTCAACcgtatttccttttctttcttttcgttcATTTGACGATCCAGGTTATCAGAAAAACCCGAATTCACGGGCGTCTAGTTCCGTTCGCAGTGAATGAGGGCCGTTAAAGCATTTGTAGGTTGCATAACGGTGCCTTTAATCTCCGTTTCTCTCAATGAAACCCAGCTCCTCGTCTCGAATGGCAGGTCTGCCATTCTCTTCTGCGTATATTTCTCAGGATTTACCGCACTTTTTCTTCCTACAAAACAGGGGGAAGCTTCCAGACGGTAATAAACTCTTAGAAGGCGATGACATCATCAAGCTGAAGAGATGCATCCTGGGTGCCAAGGTTAGTTTCTTCAACCCATTTGCCGACCAGATGACTCAGAAAATTTGGAGGGGGAAAAAAATCTTCGAAAGGTGCGCGTTTAAAAGCGTTTTGTCTTTTTGCTTGAAAGTAAGGATAGTGGGgtgaaattgcaaaaattataaatttaaagGCTTATAAAGTGTCTTCCACATAGTTAAGCCTTCTCGAATAAAAAGTGGGTAACTTTATACTTAAGATGATGCTTCTTTGTAACTGCTCAAGGTGCTCACTTTACGTCGATTATCATTTGGGGGGAACAACAAAATCGTTAATTAAGGGTTTGTTCATTTGATGTTGTTAGCGTCCAAGCCTTCCAGCCATCGTAACTCACAACATGATGGATGACTCCGTTGATCCAATTCTCTGCAACCTCAGAAGAACACAGCTTTTCAACAAACCCGAGGACAGAGTCAAGGTACTGTTCATAAAACCGCACTCTATTTTTAGTCTTAAATATATGCCTTGTGTCTCCGTATCTTACGTCCGATCTTCATGTAACCCTTCTTGGGGACTcgtcaaattttttttgttagcATCCACCATTATCGAAGTGTTTGTCAGTGTTATTGCGCCTATCGACAAACATGCAACTTTGTTCCCAGGACTTTCCCCACCTCCTGCTTCCAGTTAAATCAGCGGACTGGGTGAAAGCGTTGGACTGAAATCTGCCAATCAGTGATTGGCATATCATGATTTCAATCTACCGTGTCAATGACTCATACAGCCTGTCTGAATCAGAATATGCACGGGAAAGTAATATGACCACAACAGCGAATAAGTCCCTGAGTGTGTAAACTGTGGTTTGGGCCGAAAAGACTCGCCCTCTTTCGCCCGACAGTCTTATTTATTATAAGAATCTTTCCGGCCCACCGACATCTTTTGCCGTTTTTCTTTTACAGGTTATTTTCCATCCTGAGTTTCTTTCCACCATCAGCCCTCTACTTCCAATGGACTACAGCGAGTTTGTACGCGGCTGTCATTTAGGAGTGTTTCCGTCCTATTATGAGCCTTGGGGATACACACCTGGTACCAACGTTCAGTACTTCGTTCTGTTGCTTTTATTGTACCTCCCACTCGAAATCTTAAGTTGATAATCTTGGTCTTTACGTCGCGTCAATTATAATAGGGAATTTACAATCTCGTACCcggagtcctcgggctttttggtcagcgggtgagacCCCGGAAAGgctctgggataatggacttgaattttatttttgattggccgcttgcgtaacagtggcagtccgacaggaagtcggtaagtaatttggaaaccccagaatttggagggaaactagtttcagtgctgtttgttttttctacctcagaaatatataaatcacaaaaataataacgACGGGGTTTGAATTAAGTCTTATACCGcgcgcacgggaattttcccacgctgctaaaaagtgattactgctGCTGTTGCAAAAgcaccgtgggaaaacattacatcagtctctttgaggagaaatccgtggaataaggtcttgtcgaagccattcagaattacggaaacatcaatttgtgtagtagaagaggacgttggtgtcgtttccacaaaaatttgtcgattTGTGATCCTTGCACGATGGTATTCTGAACGACGGAatgcacgctgaaacactaaaaatacacttaccgaaagcgtcagaagtttcatcttcactcgctcttacagcaagccaacgatcatttctcca includes these proteins:
- the LOC137970493 gene encoding glycogen [starch] synthase-like, translated to MENHLSTEDGEPDYFTFEVSWEVANKVGGIYTVIRSKAPAAVDALGNKYCLVGLYNDLQCKTEVETVEPEDPSMKGAVQALRDSGVETHFGRWLIDGYPKVVLFNIGSIYHKLGKFKSEFWSRTHIGLPDPDTESNDAVVLGFLVAQFIGEYRARCDPDLAIVAHFHEWQAGVGLVLLRTSNVAVGTVFTTHATLLGRYLCAANVDFYNNLDRFEVDKEAGDRKIYHRYCLERAATASAHVFTTVSHITADEAEHLLKRRAEIVLPNGLNVVKYTALHEFQNLHALAKEKIGNFVRGHFHGHLDFDLDKTLFFFTAGRYEYFNKGADVFIESLARLNHLLKENNSDVTVVAFLIFPAKTNNFNVESLKGQAVTKQLRETVNEIQDKIGKRIYESCLGGKLPDGNKLLEGDDIIKLKRCILGAKRPSLPAIVTHNMMDDSVDPILCNLRRTQLFNKPEDRVKVIFHPEFLSTISPLLPMDYSEFVRGCHLGVFPSYYEPWGYTPAECTVMGIPSVSTNLSGFGRFMAEHVTDPTSYGIYLVDRRFKPAEESINELTQYMFSFCRLTRRQRILQRNRTERLSELLDWKSLHRYYSRARLLALHYLQPDKHEKPSLVDEEYSSFAYPRPGSEPPSPAPSECGSSDDEDEEDTHHRLYSN